The genomic DNA GCGGGTGCCCCTCGTAGCCGGAGTTGAGCACGACACACGAGGCGGCGCGCATCAGCCCGGCGAGCGCGCCGCGCCCCATGCGCGGCAGAAAGTGCACGCGGTCGACGAGCTTCTGTCGCCCCGCGATCCCCACGAGCGCCTCGAGCTCCGGCCCGTCGCCGACAATGACAAGCGCCACGTCGTCGCGCAAGTCCGACAGCAGGCGAATGAGCGTGTCGCACCCCTTCCAGTTCGTGAGCCGCCCCCCGTAGAGCAGGAAGCGCGCCGGCAAGGTATGTGCGCGGCGAAGCTCGTCGACGTTGGTTTGTTCGGCCGCGCGCACAAACCACTCGTCAACGCCGTTCGGAATGACGCGTACCGGACGCCCGATGCCCCAGCCCTCGATGACGGTGCGCAGGAACTCGCTCGGCACCATGACGGCCGCCGCGCACCGGAGCGCCGCGTTGCGCCGCCGCTGCCAACGCGCGATGAGGCCCGGATGGGGCTTCTCCTGGAACGCGGTGAACGCCTGCGTCGTCAGCCTCTGGTTGCGCGCGCGTTCCCAGGCAAAGTCACCCACGATCTTGACGACCCACGGCCGCCCCGCCAGGCGGCCCGCAAGCGCTGCGG from Verrucomicrobiota bacterium includes the following:
- a CDS encoding glycosyltransferase family 4 protein, with amino-acid sequence MRVGVVTGIFPPDIGGPATFIPALGAGLVERGHRVEVVTYSDTVRESAAPAGEPAGAAGTWPFRVTRIARGSRLRRVHAVGAVLRMAFRSDVLFANGLVETAALAGRLAGRPWVVKIVGDFAWERARNQRLTTQAFTAFQEKPHPGLIARWQRRRNAALRCAAAVMVPSEFLRTVIEGWGIGRPVRVIPNGVDEWFVRAAEQTNVDELRRAHTLPARFLLYGGRLTNWKGCDTLIRLLSDLRDDVALVIVGDGPELEALVGIAGRQKLVDRVHFLPRMGRGALAGLMRAASCVVLNSGYEGHPHVLLEAMAVGTPVAAAAECGTPELVRDGDNGLLFDKDNAPQMREALMRVLDDAALRRRLVAGGRETAARYPWTATLDRTEKLLMEVARRRS